In the genome of Magnolia sinica isolate HGM2019 chromosome 2, MsV1, whole genome shotgun sequence, one region contains:
- the LOC131237582 gene encoding allene oxide cyclase, chloroplastic-like, whose translation MLPLPPISSSVQHSPPNIILPPFDISPQPMAAISSLKAFLKPSNNREAPLSCFFSPTKSPSLNFRNAPLPKTLTSKTIHLDFSTQKFKNTPTCLAPKASAASRPSDVQELHVYEINERDRGSPAYLRLSQKSVNSLGDLVPFSNKVYHGNLQKRIGITAGICILIQHVPEKKGDRYEAIFSFYFGDYGHISVQGAYLTYEDTYLAVTGGSGVFEGVYGQVKLQQLVFPFKLFYTFYLKGIGELPAELLGQPVEPSPHVEPSPAAKATEPHACIPNFTN comes from the exons ATGCTCCCTCTTCCTCCTATTTCCTCATCTGTTCAGCATTCACCCCCGAACATTATACTCCCTCCTTTTGACATCTCACCCCAACCAATGGCTGCGATTTCATCTCTCAAAGCCTTCCTCAAACCATCCAACAACAGAGAAGCACCGCTCTCCTGCTTCTTCTCACCGACTAAATCGCCATCTTTGAACTTCCGAAACGCACCTCTACCCAAAACCCTCACTTCAAAGACCATCCATCTTGATTTTTCTACCCAAAAGTTTAAAAACACACCCACGTGCCTCGCTCCAAAGGCATCAGCTGCTTCAAGACCAA GCGACGTGCAAGAGTTACACGTGTACGAGATCAACGAGAGGGATCGTGGGAGCCCTGCCTACCTCCGACTGAGTCAGAAATCGGTTAACTCGCTCGGCGATCTAGTCCCTTTTAGTAACAAG GTCTACCATGGGAACCTTCAGAAACGTATAGGAATCACGGCGGGCATATGCATTCTAATCCAACATGTGCCGGAGAAGAAGGGAGATCGCTACGAAGCAATCTTCAGCTTCTACTTCGGGGACTACGGTCACATTTCCGTACAAGGGGCGTATTTAACATATGAAGATACGTATTTGGCCGTGACCGGCGGATCCGGTGTCTTCGAAGGTGTTTATGGGCAGGTGAAGCTGCAGCAGCTCGTGTttcccttcaagcttttctataCATTTTATCTCAAAGGAATCGGTGAGTTGCCTGCCGAGTTACTGGGTCAACCCGTCGAACCGAGTCCTCACGTTGAGCCCTCACCAGCTGCTAAGGCCACTGAACCGCATGCGTGCATTCCAAATTTCACCAACTGA